One window of the Notolabrus celidotus isolate fNotCel1 chromosome 23, fNotCel1.pri, whole genome shotgun sequence genome contains the following:
- the LOC117807118 gene encoding uncharacterized protein LOC117807118: MLKLYLFFFLLRRADGVLLYADPRQNVSLPCFLPHEASHLCWYKQVAGEQPKIISSFYKALSKGDLHNQFKEDKRFSVHAGEGFYNLNISHVQDSDSAMYYCGHTSITTTEFNEGVYLVLRESSRRSYILQPASDLVTPGGSTTLSCAVHIGTCDGEHRVYWFKKESGNSHVGIMYIHTKSRRQCGLSPGSEPPERRCVYSLSKRNVSESDAGTYYCAVAHCGEILLGNGTKLNVGSTHVDMHAVLMYCVVAALLFSVILNTILICILCKKRLHSGGLQPQSSVQEQTPDSQNTDLDSLQYVALEFKKGKNKRRQRGTTEEKAIYSVVRRT, from the exons ATGCTCAAGTTATActtgttcttctttcttctccgtAGAGCTG acGGTGTTCTGCTCTACGCTGACCCCAGACAAAATGTGTCTCTGCCGTGTTTCCTCCCCCATGAAGCCTCACATTTGTGTTGGTACAAGCAAGTTGCAGGAGAGCAACCCAaaatcatttcttctttctataAAGCATTGTCTAAAGGCGACCTCCACAACCAGTTCAAAGAGGACAAACGCTTTTCAGTGCATGCTGGAGAAGGATTCTACAACCTGAACATTTCTCACGTGCAGGACTCAGATTCAGCTATGTATTACTGTGGACACACCAGCATAACAACAACTGAGTTTAATGAAGGAGTGTATTTAGTCTTGAGAG agtcGAGTCGCAGGTCTTACATTCTGCAGCCGGCTTCTGACCTGGTGACGCCCGGAGGCTCTACGACGCTGAGCTGTGCCGTACACATCGGGACCTGTGATGGAGAACACAGGGTTTACTGGTTCAAAAAGGAGTCAGGGAACTCCCACGTGGGAATCATGTACATCCACACAAAAAGCAGAAGGCAGTGTGGACTGAGCCCCGGGTCTGAGCCCCCTGAACGGAGATGTGTGTACAGTTTATCAAAGAGGAACGTCAGCGAGTCCGATGCTGGGACGTACTACTGCGCTGTGGCTCATTGTGGAGAGATACTGCTTGGGAATGGAACAAAGCTGAATGTTGGAA GTACACATGTTGACATGCACGCCGTCTTGATGTATTGTGTGGTTGCAGCGCTGCTTTTCTCTGTAATCTTGAACACAATCCTAATCTGCATCCTCTGCAAGAAACGTCTTCACTCTGGAG GGCTGCAGCCTCAGTCGAGCGTGCAGGAGCAAACTCCTGACAGCCAG AATACGGATTTGGATTCTCTGCAGTATGTTGCTCTGGAGTtcaaaaaggggaaaaacaagAGAAGACAGAGGGGCACAACGGAGGAGAAGGCGATTTACTCTGTAGTGCGACGGACCTGA
- the LOC117807115 gene encoding prostaglandin D2 receptor 2-like — protein MVYCPFYKTGNASVNPSNLTANASSINVFPITLHGLFSTIGIIENLLILGVVGFHVRRSVISIWILNLAASDLLATGSLPFFTLYMARGNTWTLGTTFCRIHSSIFFLNMFVSGFLLAAISFDRCLVVLRPVWAQNYRNIKLVRRICGVIWTVAVLFTIPFYIFRDTIALPNGKIQCYYNFARLLPSEPYDLGSLCQQRKEAFAFMRLFFAFLIPLLIIIFSYAAVNYSLARRGCRRSFRFVRLVVAVVVSFVICWAPYHIFIIMEVVAPNDHAAQTFAIKALPIAATISFMNAVLNPALYVFSCPDLRNKIKHSLGAVMESVLVEDLAELARRRSTVRSISTTEMVLRPRNSIAAFCQTAEEPEHSGSLADQAENVVVVFHSCHI, from the coding sequence ATGGTTTACTGTCCTTTCTACAAGACGGGCAACGCCAGCGTCAACCCATCCAACCTAACGGCCAATGCGAGCTCCATAAATGTCTTCCCCATCACTCTCCATGGATTGTTCTCCACCATTGGCATCATAGAAAACCTCCTCATCCTCGGAGTGGTGGGCTTCCATGTCCGCCGCTCTGTGATCAGCATTTGGATCCTGAACCTTGCAGCTTCAGACCTGCTGGCCACGGGTTCCCTGCCCTTCTTCACCCTCTACATGGCCCGAGGCAACACCTGGACGTTGGGCACCACCTTTTGCCGAATCCACTCCTCCATTTTCTTCCTCAACATGTTTGTAAGTGGCTTCCTGCTGGCAGCCATTTCTTTCGACCGCTGCTTGGTGGTTCTGCGACCCGTCTGGGCCCAGAACTACAGGAACATCAAGCTTGTCCGGAGGATATGTGGGGTGATTTGGACTGTGGCTGTTCTCTTCACTATCCCCTTCTACATATTCCGCGACACCATTGCCCTTCCTAATGGCAAGATCCAGTGTTACTACAACTTTGCCCGCCTCCTTCCGAGTGAGCCCTATGACCTGGGAAGTCTATGTCAGCAGCGCAAGGAGGCCTTTGCCTTCATGAGGCTCTTCTTTGCCTTCCTGATCCCTCTGCTGATCATAATCTTCAGCTACGCAGCCGTGAACTACAGCTTGGCACGCAGAGGCTGCAGACGCTCTTTCCGTTTCGTTCGACTCGTGGTGGCCGTGGTGGTCAGCTTTGTAATCTGCTGGGCTCCGTATCACATATTCATCATCATGGAGGTGGTGGCACCAAATGATCATGCTGCACAGACATTTGCAATCAAGGCACTCCCTATCGCGGCAACCATCAGCTTCATGAACGCTGTCCTGAACCCTGCTCTGTATGTGTTCAGTTGCCCCGACCTgcgaaataaaatcaaacactcTCTGGGCGCTGTAATGGAGAGTGTTCTGGTGGAGGATCTGGCAGAGCTGGCTCGACGCCGCAGCACCGTACGCTCTATCAGCACCACTGAGATGGTGCTGCGGCCGAGAAATTCTATCGCAGCCTTTTGCCAGACAGCGGAGGAGCCAGAGCACAGTGGAAGTCTTGCTGACCAAGCTGagaatgttgttgttgtctttcaTTCATGTCATATCTAA
- the si:dkey-165a24.9 gene encoding G-protein coupled receptor 4, with protein sequence MPNDSCNLPLDTDTLGLTCIYSLIFSLGLPSNLLSLWGLYHLGRSGGGGCQLVYILNLLLSDLLQLLTLPLWILYLQGGHRWPYGQLTCELVGYVFHVNIYASVMFLCLIALDRCLAIVYPLSSRRVRSVRVAAVSGVAVWTLTFLFCLSGLLPTVFDPDRLLCLEQYPVSPSYARFKITTVALGFLLPCSILGYTSAHIGVTLRRSPSLSVHERNKIVGILVVITVNFMVVFGPYHLVCGYRFVSLLLADEPCGLERSIFLIYRLCYGLTSLNTLLDPLFYIFLCPDARLELQKSLPCLRRGQNEKITLSARAHPENQRDSQAGHNNPLAL encoded by the exons ATGCCCAATGACAGCTGCAACCTCCCCTTGGACACAGACACTCTCGGGCTGACGTGTATCTACAGCCTGATCTTCTCCTTGGGTCTTCCCAGCAACTTGTTGTCACTCTGGGGACTGTACCACCTGGGTCGCTCAGGCGGGGGAGGCTGCCAGCTGGTCTACATCCTCAACCTGCTTCTTTCAGACCTGCTCCAGCTGCTCACACTGCCACTGTGGATCCTTTATCTCCAAGGCGGGCATCGCTGGCCGTATGGACAGCTCACCTGTGAGCTGGTGGGCTACGTGTTTCACGTAAACATCTATGCCAGCGTCATGTTCCTGTGTCTGATAGCACTGGATCGGTGCCTGGCTATTGTGTACCCGTTGAGCAGCCGCAGGGTGCGGTCTGTCAGGGTGGCAGCAGTGTCTGGGGTGGCGGTCTGGACCCTCACCTTCCTGTTCTGCCTGAGTGGGCTGCTTCCGACAGTTTTTGACCCTGATCGGCTTCTGTGTCTGGAGCAGTACCCTGTCAGCCCTTCATACGCTCGCTTCAAGATCACCACAGTGGCCCTTGGGTTTCTGCTGCCATGCAGCATACTAGG ATACACCTCTGCCCACATTGGGGTGACACTCCGACGatctccttccctctctgtccACGAACGGAACAAAATCGTGGGCATCCTCGTCGTGATCACCGTCAACTTCATGGTTGTGTTCGGGCCGTACCACCTCGTGTGTGGATACAGATTTGTGTCCCTGCTGCTGGCCGATGAGCCGTGTGGATTAGAGCGCTCCATCTTTCTCATCTATCGGCTTTGCTACGGTCTGACTAGCCTCAACACCCTGCTGGATCCCCTCTTCTACATCTTCCTGTGTCCTGACGCAAGACTAGAGCTGCAAAAGTCCTTGCCCTGTTTGAGGAGGGGGCAGAACGAAAAGATAACTCTCAGTGCAAGAGCTCATCCAGAAAACCAGAGAGACAGCCAAGCTGGACATAATAATCCTCTTGCATTGTAG
- the LOC117807433 gene encoding UDP-glucuronosyltransferase 2B20-like — MLPVLLTGLCLLLLRPTCCSCSNILVLPVDGSHWINMELILRELHSRGHNITVMHSDKSWYIPNNSSIFTSIHIDMLHDDDRDFYNRMLLNYIECRKSSTFMRTFCQNNLIGSMLDQGHRLLAENTAKMLDDLDLMKKLQDAKFDLMLTDPGLPAGVFVGRYLKLPMVFNVRWINTGEAHFTIAPSPLSYVPVPGSELHDEMDFLDRIKNMLHYFQNLAQQHFIINPYYSDLLQRHFPPGTDMLSLQLSADLWLVRTDFVFEFPRPTMPNVVYIAGFQCKKARPLPADLEAFVQSSGEHGVVIMSLGTLVSALSREVTEAIAAAFARLPQKVVWKFVGEKPSSLGNNTLLVKWLPQNDLLGHPKTRAFVAHGGTNGIYEAIYHGVPVVGIPFLFDQFENVIRLKVRGAARMVEAGSLTEDEFVEALKDVIETPSYRNNMKRLSLLHQDLPMSPMDTAIFWIEYVIRHKGAAHLQAAGFSLPWYSYFCLDVAVFFLVIIVAFVWASVSVCRILCCRKSRRKTKAE, encoded by the coding sequence ATGCTCCCAGTACTCCTGACGGGTCTATGCCTGCTGTTGCTCAGGCCCACTTGTTGCAGTTGCAGCAATATTCTGGTATTACCCGTTGATGGCAGCCATTGGATCAACATGGAGTTAATCCTGCGTGAGCTGCACTCCAGAGGCCACAACATCACCGTGATGCACTCTGATAAGAGCTGGTACATCCCTAATAACTCTTCCATATTCACTTCTATTCACATCGACATGCTGCACGATGACGACAGGGATTTCTACAATAGAATGCTTTTAAATTATATAGAATGCCGCAAGTCATCAACCTTCATGCGCACCTTTTGTCAAAACAACTTAATCGGATCCATGTTGGATCAAGGCCACAGGCTCCTCGCTGAAAACACTGCCAAAATGTTAGATGACCTTGATCTCATGAAGAAGCTCCAAGACGCCAAGTTTGACCTGATGCTCACAGACCCTGGCTTGCCAGCAGGGGTTTTTGTGGGTCGTTACCTCAAGCTGCCGATGGTTTTTAATGTGCGCTGGATCAATACTGGAGAGGCCCATTTCACCAtagctccctctcctctgtcctatGTACCAGTGCCCGGAAGTGAACTTCACGATGAAATGGACTTCCTGGATAGGATCAAGAATATGTTACATTATTTCCAAAACTTGGCTCAACAGCACTTCATCATAAACCCTTATTACTCAGACCTGCTTCAGCGTCACTTCCCCCCTGGAACTGACAtgttgtctctgcagctttcagCTGATCTCTGGCTGGTAAGAACAGATTTCGTCTTTGAGTTCCCTCGCCCCACAATGCCCAATGTGGTCTACATAGCAGGATTCCAGTGCAAAAAGGCCCGTCCCCTCCCTGCTGATCTGGAGGCCTTCGTGCAGAGCTCTGGGGAGCATGGGGTGGTAATCATGTCTCTGGGGACGCTGGTGTCGGCTCTGTCTCGTGAGGTCACGGAGGCCATCGCTGCTGCTTTTGCTCGCCTCCCTCAGAAGGTGGTGTGGAAGTTTGTTGGTGAAAAGCCTTCATCTTTGGGGAATAACACACTCTTGGTGAAATGGCTACCTCAGAATGACCTCCTTGGACACCCCAAGACTCGTGCCTTCGTAGCCCATGGTGGCACTAATGGCATATATGAGGCCATTTACCATGGCGTTCCAGTTGTGGGCATCCCCTTCCTCTTTGACCAGTTTGAGAATGTCATCCGGCTGAAAGTGCGCGGGGCAGCCCGGATGGTGGAGGCAGGATCACTCACAGAAGATGAGTTTGTGGAGGCTTTGAAAGACGTCATCGAGACTCCTTCATATCGTAACAACATGAAGCGTCTTTCACTGCTGCACCAGGACCTCCCTATGTCCCCCATGGACACCGCCATCTTTTGGATTGAGTACGTCATCAGACACAAGGGAGCCGCCCATCTTCAGGCTGCAGGTTTTAGTCTACCTTGGTACTCGTACTTCTGTCTGGATGTGGCCGTTTTCTTCTTAGTCATTATTGTAGCCTTTGTCTGGGCTTCAGTTTCAGTCTGCAGGATTCTCTGCTGCCGGAAGTCCAGGAGAAAGACGAAAGCTGAGTAA